A section of the Plasmodium knowlesi strain H genome assembly, chromosome: 3 genome encodes:
- a CDS encoding tRNA N6-adenosine threonylcarbamoyltransferase, putative has protein sequence MKNAIKNLAIYLPCVLSLLLYVHYAYKIDNITIKRGQFSDTLERTVHKINKRVQKDSVTHYDVCQYKKIPKILTERNKFKDSQKVKYIVGIENTCDDTCICILDSNLKIVKNVIISHFKVVHEYEGVYPFFISSINQFFLKPYMEKTLEGIDERLICCFAFSACPGIAKSMEAAKNYIGEKKKQNGSIQVSPINHVFAHVLSPLFFHVYDDKNTYTNSGQYKEGKRDQVEKELCIDMHISEEVRKDKTQMEKVKDILHILNSNDVTKQKMEFLSEDKFLNCGNYVLRGEMNKEAPQSVESQAQQNVAYTRKTTSSSHKTQYSEDAPQRSYLTDGYICALLSGGSTQIYKVQKNKKNDINLCKLSQTVDISIGDIIDKVARLLGLPVGLGGGPFLERKAEEFIKRMKEEHLSGEACADPFQPFPVPFSANNRIDFSFSGIYNHVRKIIEELKKGESFEREKDRYAYFLQKNIFNHLLTQINKIMYFSELHFNVKELFIVGGVGCNNFLITELKNMAMKRSQLPFQLNEFKKLKKRLSKKIKKISEKNILRSKVSKEVLKGEIEFSASLNWDVYLKFLLKRKTEQDILSALECFNFEDFSKLKEEGHFLLEGHSPFSKSEMPWSVHKTPLNLSRDNAAMICFSAFLNLHNKSHIYEDVSQIEIKPTVKTQVENNFLLFSDIIIFDVFLHQFGAQGG, from the exons atgaaaaatgcgATTAAAAACCTGGCCATTTATTTACCTTGCGTCCTGAGCCTCCTTCTATACGTACATTATGCCTACAAGATTGACAACATAACCATTAAAAGAGGGCAATTTAGTGACACCTTGGAAAGGACAGTACACAAAATTAATAAACGCGTCCAGAAGGACAGTGTCACACACTATGACGTATGCCAGTATAAAAAAATCCCTAAAATTTTAACCGAAAGAAATAAGTTCAAAGATTCACAAAAAGTGAAATACATCGTAGGAATTGAAAATACATGTGATGATACTTGCATCTGCATCCTTGACTCGAACTtgaaaattgttaaaaatgttattaTATCTCATTTTAAGGTGGTTCACGAATATGAGGGCGTGTATCCCTTTTTTATCAGCTCCATCAACCAGTTTTTTTTGAAACCCTACATGGAGAAGACTCTCGAGGGAATTG ATGAGAGGCTAATCTGCTGTTTCGCCTTCAGTGCTTGCCCGGGAATAGCTAAAAGTATGGAAGCAGCAAAAAACTACAtaggagagaagaagaagcaaaacgGAAGCATACAAGTAAGTCCGATCAATCATGTTTTTGCTCATGTCCTTTCCCCTCTCTTTTTCCACGTCTACGACgataaaaatacatacacGAATAGTGGCCAGtacaaggaaggaaaaagagaccAAGTGGAAAAGGAACTTTGTATCGACATGCACATCTCGGAGGAGGTCAGAAAGGATAAgacacaaatggaaaaggtgAAAGACATTCTGCATATTCTTAATAGCAATGATGTGACGAAGCAGAAGATGGAATTTTTGAGCGAAGATAAATTTCTAAACTGCGGCAATTATGTTCTCAGGGGAGAGATGAACAAAGAGGCACCCCAAAGTGTGGAAAGTCAGGCACAACAAAACGTAGCCTACACGCGAAAGACCACCTCCTCTTCGCACAAAACGCAGTATAGTGAGGACGCACCACAGAGAAGCTACTTGACAGATGgatatatatgcgcattaCTTTCCGGAGGAAGTACACAAATTTACAAAGttcaaaagaacaaaaaaaacgacattaATTTATGCAAGCTATCCCAAACGGTCGATATTTCCATTGGAGACATAATTGACAAAGTTGCCAGGCTACTGGGGCTGCCGGTTGGATTAGGGGGAGGTCCCTTCCTTGAAAGGAAGGCAGAAGAGTTCATTAAaagaatgaaggaggagcaTCTAAGTGGGGAGGCTTGCGCGGATCCATTTCAGCCCTTTCCCGTTCCCTTCTCGGCAAATAACCGAATTGATTTTTC CTTCTCAGGCATATACAACCATGTGCGCAAAATCATcgaggaattaaaaaaaggagaatccTTCGAGCGCGAAAAAGACAGGTATGCCTACTTCCTacagaagaatattttcaatCACCTCTTGACGCAGattaacaaaattatgtACTTTTCAGAGTTGCATTTCAATGTAAAAGAATTATTCATAGTGGGGGGAGTTGGATGCAACAATTTCCTGATCACTGAGTTGAAAAACATGGCTATGAAGAGAAGTCAATTGCCATTTCAGTTAAAtgagtttaaaaaattaaaaaaaaggttaagtaagaagataaaaaaaataagtgaaaaaaatattttacgttcGAAAGTGTCCAAGGAAGTTctcaaaggggaaattgaGTTCAGTGCATCCCTCAATTGGGATGTTTACTTAAAGTTTCTTCTAAAGAGGAAAACGGAACAGGATATTTTGTCAGCTTTagaatgttttaattttgagGACTTTTCCAAACTGAAAGAGGAAGGTCATTTTCTGCTGGAGGGTCATTCCCCTTTCTCCAAAAGTGAAA TGCCCTGGAGTGTGCACAAGACACCGCTCAACCTCAGCAGAGACAATGCGGCCATGATTTGTTTTAGTGCCTTTTTGAATTTGCACAACAAAAG cCATATCTATGAAGATGTATCTCAGATTGAAATTAAACCAACGGTGAAGACACAggttgaaaataatttcctcctcttttccgACATTATAATTTTTGATGTGTTTCTGCATCAGTTTGGCGCACAAGGGGGGTGA